Proteins co-encoded in one Cyprinus carpio isolate SPL01 unplaced genomic scaffold, ASM1834038v1 S000000461, whole genome shotgun sequence genomic window:
- the LOC122142979 gene encoding high mobility group protein B2-like, with the protein MVKGDRNKTQGEDASMHAACSRQTKSRTSTKRRLRTFPGQLLRSSPRSLRAMEEKGKFEDMAKVDKVQARQGDEGLRTPKGGAGKASRKKKDQRPERLSHLALSPFGAGVPPTVKSENPNLSIGETATAAGRSCGRAQSISDRARPLGAESRAKPA; encoded by the exons ATGGTGAAAGGAGACAGGAACAAAACCCAAGGGGAAGACGCCTCCATGCACGCAGCATGCTCGCGGCAGACGAAGTCGCGAACGAGCACAAAGCGAAGACTCCGGACGTTCCCCGGCCAACTTCTCCGAAGTTCTCCAAGAAGCCTTCGAGCGATGGAAG AGAAGGGCAAGTTTGAAGACATGGCCAAAGTGGATAAAGTTCAAGCACGACAAGGAGATGAAGGGTTACGTACGCCCAAAGGCGGAGCCGGGAAGGCCAGCAGGAAGAAGAAAGACCAACGCCCGGAACGCCTCAGCc ATCTGGCGCTCTCGCCTTTTGGCGCTGGAGTACCGCCGACGGTGAAGAGTGAGAACCCAAACCTGTCCATCGGTGAGACCGCCACAGCAGCTGGGCGAAGTTGTGGTCGGGCGCAGAGCATCTCAGACCGCGCAAGGCCGCTCGGTGCAGAAAGCCGGGCCAAACCGGCGTGA